In the Streptomyces sp. NBC_00193 genome, GGAGCGGTGGGTCAGTCGCGGGAGAGCTCGGCCTCTGCTTCCGCCAGCGCCGCGAACTCCTCCTCCGGGGCGGAGGCCACCAGGTGGTGCCGACTGTAGAACGCGAAGTAGGCGAGGGCGACGGCGTACACGGCCAGGGCGATGAATGCCGCGTCCTTGTCCACCAGGAAGGTGGCGACCAGGGCCGAGAGGGCGAGGACGAAGGCCACCGTGGAGGTCACGATGCCGCCCGGAGTGCGGTACGGGCGCTCCAGGCCGGGCTCGCGGCGCCGCAGCACGATGTGGGAGAGGGCCATCAGGGCGTAGGAGATGGTCGCGCCGAAGACCGCCATGTTCAGCATGCGTGGGCCGTTGCCGGTGGCGGCGGCCAGGGCGAAACCGATGGCGCCGGGGATGAGCAGGCCCAGGTACGGGGCCTTGCGCTTCGAGGTCAGGGACAGGAAGCGCGGGAGGTAGCCCGCCCGGGAGAGGGCGAACAGCTGGCGGGAGCCGGCGTAGATGAGGGAGAAGAAGGAGGCCACCAGGCCGGCCAGGCCCGCGTAGTTGACGAAGGTCTTCAGCCAGGAGAGGTTCGGGTCGCCCTCCAGGGCCACGACCAGCGGGTTGCCGGCGTCCTTGATGGCGTCGGCTCCGCGCGCACCGGTCGAGGCGAGGAAGGTGACCAGGGCCAGGAGGACGAGGATGCCCATGGAGATCGACAGGGCTCGGGGTACCGAGCGGACCGGGTCCTTGGCCTCCTCGGCGGCCAGCGGCACGCCCTCGACCCCGAGGAAGAACCACATGCCGAAGGGGAAGGCGGCCCAGATGCCGAGGATGCCCAGCGGCAGCCAGGAGCTCGCGCCGGTGGCGGTGGTGTCGACGGCGATGTTGTCGAGGTTGGCGGGGTCGAACTGGGTGAACGCGCCGACGGCGAAGACGATCAGTGCGATCACGGCGATGGCGGTGACGATCAGGGAGAAGCTGAGGGCTTCGCCCACGCCCCAGAGGTGGATGCCGATGAAGACGACGAAGCAGGCGAGGTAGACCGGCCAGCCCGAGGTGAGGCCGAAGAGGTTGAGCGACTCCACGTAGTCGCCGATGAAGATGGCGATGGCGGCCGGGGCGAGGATGTACTCGATGAGGATCGCGGTACCGGTGAGGAAGCCGCCCCAGGTGCCGAGCGCCCGGCGGGCGAAGCCGTATCCGCCGCCCGCGGTGGGCAGGATCGCCGACAGTTCGGCGAGGGAGTAGACCAGGCACGCGTACATCGCGCCCATCAGGACGGTGGCGATGGCGAGGCCGCCGAAACCGCCCTGGGCGAGGCCGATGTTCCAGCCGGAGAAATCGCCGGAGACCACGTACGCGACGCCGAGACCGGTCAGCAGCAGCCAGCCGGCGCTGCCGCGGCGCAGGGTGCGGCGCTCCAGGTAGCCGTCGGTGCCGTTCTCGGGGGACGGGGTGGGTTGGGGCACGGCTGCCAGCCGTGCGCCGGTGTCGTCGGCCATGTGCGCTCCTGCCTAGGGCAATGGTTGTGGGGCGTACCTTTGCCGCTCGGGCGTGGCGGGCGCAAGACCCCTGCGTTAAACGGGGGTTACGAAAGCCTCTCGGTCGGGGCGGGGCGGGGCGGGGCGGGGCGGGGCGAGGCGGGTCAGTGCGGGGCGGGCGGGCCGGGCCGGGTCCGGTTCAGGTCAGGAACCCCCGCAGCAGCGCGGCCGTGCCGCAGCAGTGCTCGCGCATCACCTCGCGGGCCGCCTCCGGGTCCCGGTCCAGCACCGCCTCCACCAGCGTGCTGTGCTGCTGCTGCGAGTGCTCCAGGTTGCGCACCAGCAGCGGGATGCAGTCCAGCAGGTCGTTCACGGTGGCCCGGACGGCCGCGTACTGGGCCGTCAGGGTGGCGGATCCGGCGAGTTCGCACAGGGTGAGGTGGAAGAGCGTGTCCTGGCGGCGGTAGTCGGGCAGCGGGGCGTCGTGGGTGGCGGTCAGCGCGCCGAGCAGCCGGTCGGTGTCCCGCTCGGACAGCCCCTGGGAGGCGCACAGGCCGGCCGCGCCCACCTCCAGGACCTCGCGGAAGCGCAGGACGTCCTCGATGTCCACGCCCGCGACCCGGCGCCGCAGCTCCTCCTCGGTGCCCCCGGCCGGCGTGTCGGGACGGGGCAGGACAAACGTTCCGCCGTACCGTCCGCGCCGGGCCTCCACCAGGCCCTGGTCCTGGAGTACCTTCAGCACCTCGCGGAGCGTCACCCGGCTGATCCCCATCCGCTCGGCCAACTCGCGCTCCGGCGGCAGTCGTTCCCCGCCCGGTACCAGTCCGAGCCGGACCACCTGGAGGATCTGCTCCAGCGCCTCCTCGAAACCGTTGCCCGCCCGCACCTGTCGCAGTACGGGATTGAGCCGCCGCGCGGCCTCGTCCTCGCTCGTCGTATCGGTCATCTCGCCTCCTCCCCTTCCCAAGCAATGGTTCTATTCAATACCTTAGGCCCCCTCGGCTCACCGAAGGAGAGAATCCCGTGGTAGACCGCAAGCCGCCGCTTTCGCCCGAGGAGCTCCGCGCTCTCGTCGCCAGCGGTGAAATCGACACAGTGGTCCTGGCCTTCCCCGACATGCAGGGGCGCCTCCAGGGCAAGCGGTTCGCCGCACAGTTCTTCCTCGACGAGGTCCTCCGGCACGGCACCGAGGGCTGCAACTACCTCCTCGCCGTCGACACGGAGATGAACACCGTCGACGGGTACGAGATGTCCTCCTGGGACCGGGGCTACGGCGACTTCGCCATGCACCCCGACCTCGCCACCCTGCGCCGGATCCCCTGGAACCCGGGCAGCGCCTTCGTCCTCGCCGACCTCGCCTGGAACGACGGCTCGCCCGTGGTCGCCGCGCCCCGGCAGATCCTGCGCCGCCAGCTCGAACGCCTCGGCGAGCTCGGGTACACCGCGATGGTGGGCACCGAGCTGGAGTTCATGGTCTTCCTGGACACCTACGAGCAGGCCTGGAACTCCGACTACCGCGGCCTGACCCCCGCCAACCAGTACAACACCGACTACTCCATCCTCGGGACCGGCCGCGTCGAGCCCCTGCTGCGCCGCATCCGCAACGAGATGCAGGCCGCCGGCCTGGTCGTGGAGTCGGCCAAGGGCGAGTGCAACCTCGGCCAGCACGAGATCGTCTTCCGCTACGACGAGGCGCTGACCACCTGTGACCAGCACTCCGTCTACAAGACGGGCGCCAAGGAGATCGCCGCGCAGGAGGGCGTCTCGCTCACCTTCATGGCCAAGTACGACGAGCGCGAGGGCAATTCCTGTCACATCCACCTCTCGCTCAACGACGCCGACGGACGCAACGCGATGGCCGGTGAGGGGCCGGACGCGCACGACCACGACGGTATGTCCCCCGTGATGCGCCACTTCCTGGCCGGCCAGCTCGCCGCGCTGCGCGACTTCTCCCTTCTCTACGCCCCCAACATCAACTCCTACAAGCGTTTCCGGCCGGGATCCTTCGCGCCGACCGCCGTCGCCTGGGGCGTGGACAACCGGACCTGCGCGCTCCGGGTGGTCGGCCACGGCCGCTCCATGCGCTTCGAGAACCGCCTGCCCGGCGGCGACGTCAACCCGTACCTCGCCGTCTCCGGCCTGGTCGCGGCCGGGATCTACGGCATCGAGAACCGCCTGGAGCTGCCCGAGCCCTGCGCCGGCAACGCCTACACGGCCGACTTCGCGCACGTTCCCACCACCTTGCGCGAGGCCGCCGAGCTCTGGGAGAACAGCGAGATCGCCAAGGCCGCCTTCGGCCCCGAGGTCGTCGCCCACTACCGGAACATGGCCCGCGTCGAACTGGACGCGTACGACTCCGCCGTGACCGACTGGGAACTGCGCCGCTCCTTCGAACGCCTCTAGGAGCCCGGGAGCCGGCCCGGGAGCCGCCCCGCGGTCCCCGCGCACCCCCTTTACCGGAACCACCGCACCCACCGCACCCGAACGTCTGAAAGGCCACCACGTGTCCGATGCGCTGGAAGTCTTGAATCCGGCCACCGAGGAACTCGTCGCCGTCGTCCCGGCCGCCACACGGGACGACGTCGACGCCGCCGTCGTACGGGCCACCGCCGCCCAGCGGGCCTGGGCGGCGGCCGCGCCCGCCGACCGGGCCAGGCTGCTGCGCCGCTTCGCCGCGGTCATCGACGGGCACATCGAGGAACTGGCCCTGCTGGAGGTCCGCGAGGCGGGCCACACCATCGGCAACGCCCGCTGGGAAGCCGGCAACGTCCGTGACGTGCTCGACTTCGCCGCCGGGGGAGTGGAACGGCTCTCCGGCCGCCAGATCCCCGTCGCGGGCGGCATCGACGTCACGTTCCTCGAACCCCTCGGCGTCATCGGCGTGATCGCGCCCTGGAACTTCCCCATGCCGATCGCCGCCTGGGGCCTGGCCCCGGCGCTGGCCGCGGGCAACGCGGTCATCCTCAAGCCCGCCGAGACCACCCCGCTCACCGCGCTGCGCCTCGCCGAGCTCGCCCTGGAGGCCGGACTCCCCGAGCACCTGTTCCAGGTGCTGCCCGGCCGGGGCGAGGTGGCGGGCGACGCCCTCGTCGAGCACCCGGGGGTGGCCAAGATCGTGTTCACCGGCTCAACCCGGATCGGCAAGCGGATCATGGCCAAGTGCGCCGACCGGGTGAAGCGCCTCACCCTCGAACTCGGCGGCAAGAACCCCAACATCGTCTTCGCCGACGCCGACCTGGAGGCGGCGGCGGCCTCGGCCCCGATGTCCTTCCTGGACAACACCGGGCAGGACTGCTGCGCCCGCACGCGGATCCTCGTACAGCGCTCCGCCTACGACCGGTTCATGGAGCTGCTCGCCCCCGCCGTCGAGAAGGTGGTCGTCGGGGACCCGTACGACGAGAACACGCAGCTCGGGCCGCTGATCTCGCGGGTGCAGCTGGACCGCGTACGGTCCTACGTCACCGATGACCTCACGGTCGTCCGGGGCACCGCCCCCGAGGGCCCCGGCTTCTGGTACCCCCCGACCCTCGTCACCGGCGTCGACCCCACCGCCGCCATCGCCACCGAGGAGGTCTTCGGACCGGTCGCCGTCGTCCTGCCCTTCGAGGACGAGGAGGACGCCGTACGCCTGGCCAACGCCACCGACTACGGCCTCGCCGGCTCCCTGTGGACCCGCGACGTGGGCCGCGCGCTGCGCGTCTCGCGCGCCGTCGCCGCGGGCAACCTGTCGGTCAACTCCCACAGCAGCGTCCGCTACTGGACCCCCTTCGGCGGCTACAAGCAGTCCGGACTCGGGCGCGAGCTCGGACCCGACTCCCTCACCGCTTTCACCGAGACCAAGAACGTCTTCATCAGCACGGAGGCCTGAACAGCATGAGCACTGAGTCCACCGAAGAGATCGTCTGCCGCCGCCTGGTCGGACGCACCGCCGTCATCACCGGAGCCGGCAGCGGCATCGGCCTCGCCACCGCCCGCCGGCTGGCCTCGGAAGGCGCCAACGTCGTCTGCGGCGACATCGACGAGACCGCGGGCAAGGCCGCCGCCGAGGAGGTCGGCGGCACCTTCGTCAAGGTCGACGTCACCAGCCCGGAGGAGGTCGAGGCCCTGTTCAGGACGGCCTTCGACACCTACGGCTCCGTGGACATCGCCTTCAACAACGCCGGCATCTCGCCCCCGGACGACGACTCGATCCTCACCACCGGCCTGGAGGCCTGGAAGCGGGTCCAGGACGTCAACCTGACCTCCGTCTACCTCTGCTGCAAGGCCGCCCTGCCCTACATGCAGCGCCAGGGCCGCGGTTCCATCATCAACACCGCCTCCTTCGTGGCCCGGATGGGCGCCGCCACCTCGCAGATCTCCTACACCGCCTCCAAGGGCGGCGTGCTCGCCATGTCCCGCGAGCTCGGCGTGCAGTTCGCCCGCGAGGGCATCCGCGTCAACGCCCTCTGCCCGGGGCCGGTCAACACCCCGCTCCTGCAGGAGCTGTTCGCCAAGGACCCGGAGCGCGCCGCCCGCCGGATCGTGCACATCCCGCTGGGCCGGTTCGCCGAGCCCACCGAGATCGCCGCCGCCGTCGCCTTCCTCGCGAGCGACGACTCCTCCTTCATCAACGCCACCGACTTCCTGGTCGACGGCGGCATCTCCGGCGCGTACGTCACTCCTCTCTAGACGTTCACCTCCCCACCACCCACCCGACAGCCGGGCGTCGCACGACGCCCGGCTGTCGTGCTCTACCGTCCGCGACGATCGTCCGCGACGATCTTGAAGAAGAACCAGGAGAACCCAGCTCAGTGACCCGACCCAGTTCCGCGCGGCGGCTCCAGGCCGTCTGCGCCGCCGTCGCGATAGCCGCCGGCACCCTCGTGGCCGCCGCCCCCGCCGCCCCCGCCGCCCAGGCGGCCCGCCCCGGCCACTGCACCACCCCACAGCTCAAAGCTGCCTGGTACGGGGACAACCAGGCCCGGCTGCAGCAGCTCATCGAGGACTACGGCAGCTGCAACCCGTACCGGCCGAACCGCAACAAGCCCGTCGCCGTCTTCGACTGGGACAACACCGTCGTCAAGAACGACGTGGGCGACGCGCAGATGTTCTGGCTGCTGCGCAACGGCAAGATCCGCCAGCCCGCCGGGGGCGACTGGAGCGGCACCAGCCGCTTCCTGACCCCGGCCGCCGCCCAGGCCCTGGCCGAGGCCTGCGGCGCCCTCGCGAAGCCCGGCGCCCCGCTGCCCACCGGAACCCCCGAGGGAGCCGGCTGCGCCGACGAGATCAACGCCGTCTACGGCACCGCCGCCACCCGCGCGGCCGCCCCCGCCTTCGCCGGCTGGGACCGCCGTACGACCGAGCCCGCCTACGCCTGGCTGCCGCAGCTCATGCAGGGCTGGACCGCGCGCGAGATCCGCGGCTTCACCGCCGCCGCACGGGCCGAGAACCTGGCCGCCCCGGTCGACGCCAAGCAGCAGGTCGGCTCCACCACCGCCACCGGCTGGGTGCGCTACTACGACCAGCAGAAGGAGCTCGTCGCCGCTCTGCAGAAGGCCGGCTTCGACGTCTGGATCAGCTCGGCCTCGCCGCAGCCGGTCGTCGAGGTGTGGGCCGAGGGCGTGGGCATCGACGCCCGGCACGTCATCGGCATCCGCAACACCACCACGTACGGCGGGAAGTTCACCTCCCACCTGCAGGGCTGCGGGTCCGTCGCGGACGGCGCCGACACGATGATCACGTACATCGACGGCAAGCGCTGCTGGATCAACAAGGAGATCTTCGGGGTCCGCGGCGCCGCGGCCGAGAAGGTCCAGCCGGCCGCCCGCCGCCAGGTGTTCGCCGCGGGCGACTCCGACACCGACATCTCGTTCCTGCGCGACGCGACCGTGCTGCGGCTCGTCGTGAACCGCAACAAGAACGAGCTGATGTGCCGCGCCTACGACAACAGCGACGGCAAGTGGATCGTGAACCCGATGTTCATCCAGCCCAAGAAGCAGAAGGCCGCGCCGTACCCGTGCGCGACCACCGGCTTCACCGGCCGTGACGGCACCCCGGGGCCCGTGCTCCGGGGTGACACCAGCGTCATCCCGGACCAGACGGACTCCGTGTTCTAGGACCCGGCCCCTAGAGGAAGGTGCGGCCCTCGCCCCGGTAGGTCGGGGCGGTGGCCGTCACCCGGTCGCCTTCGACCAGGTGCAAGGTGTCGAAGCGCTCGCACAGTTCACCGGCCTTCGCGTGCCGGAACCAGACCCGGTCGCCGATCAGCAGATCGTCGGCCGGGCTGCCGAGCAGCGGGGTCTGCACCTCGCCGGCCCCCTCCTGCGGGTCGTAGCGCAGCCCCTCGGGGAGGTACGGGACCGGCAGCCGGTCCGCGCCGGGCGCGCCGGAGGCCGGGTACCCGCCGCCGAGCACCGTGACCACCCCGACGCCGGGGCGGCGGACCACCGGCTGGGCGAAGAGCGCCGCGGGGCGGCCGGTGAACGAGGTGTAGTTGTCGAACAGCCGCGGCACGTAGAGCCCCGACCCGGCGGCGATCTCCGTGACCGCGTCCTCGGCTGCGGTCTGCTGGACGCTGCCGGTGCCGCCTCCGTTGACGAACTCCAGGTCCGGCACGACCGCGCGCACGGCCCGTACCGCCTCGGCCCGCCGGGCGGCCAGCTCCTTGCGGGCCGCGCCCTGCATCAGCCGGATGGCGCGCGACCTCAGCGGACGGCCCGCGAGCGCGTCGCCGACCCCGGCCACGTGGCCCTCGTAGCCCATCAGCCCGACCACCCGGAAGCCGGGCCGGGCGCTCACCGCGCGGGCCAGCTCGGCGAGCTGCGCGGGCTCGCGCAGCGGGGAGCGGCGGGCGCCGACGCGCACCCTGCCCCCGAAGAGCTGCAGGGCCGTGTCCAGTTCCAGGCAGACCCGGATCTCCTGGG is a window encoding:
- the eat gene encoding ethanolamine permease — encoded protein: MADDTGARLAAVPQPTPSPENGTDGYLERRTLRRGSAGWLLLTGLGVAYVVSGDFSGWNIGLAQGGFGGLAIATVLMGAMYACLVYSLAELSAILPTAGGGYGFARRALGTWGGFLTGTAILIEYILAPAAIAIFIGDYVESLNLFGLTSGWPVYLACFVVFIGIHLWGVGEALSFSLIVTAIAVIALIVFAVGAFTQFDPANLDNIAVDTTATGASSWLPLGILGIWAAFPFGMWFFLGVEGVPLAAEEAKDPVRSVPRALSISMGILVLLALVTFLASTGARGADAIKDAGNPLVVALEGDPNLSWLKTFVNYAGLAGLVASFFSLIYAGSRQLFALSRAGYLPRFLSLTSKRKAPYLGLLIPGAIGFALAAATGNGPRMLNMAVFGATISYALMALSHIVLRRREPGLERPYRTPGGIVTSTVAFVLALSALVATFLVDKDAAFIALAVYAVALAYFAFYSRHHLVASAPEEEFAALAEAEAELSRD
- a CDS encoding FadR/GntR family transcriptional regulator, with protein sequence MTDTTSEDEAARRLNPVLRQVRAGNGFEEALEQILQVVRLGLVPGGERLPPERELAERMGISRVTLREVLKVLQDQGLVEARRGRYGGTFVLPRPDTPAGGTEEELRRRVAGVDIEDVLRFREVLEVGAAGLCASQGLSERDTDRLLGALTATHDAPLPDYRRQDTLFHLTLCELAGSATLTAQYAAVRATVNDLLDCIPLLVRNLEHSQQQHSTLVEAVLDRDPEAAREVMREHCCGTAALLRGFLT
- a CDS encoding glutamine synthetase family protein; this translates as MVDRKPPLSPEELRALVASGEIDTVVLAFPDMQGRLQGKRFAAQFFLDEVLRHGTEGCNYLLAVDTEMNTVDGYEMSSWDRGYGDFAMHPDLATLRRIPWNPGSAFVLADLAWNDGSPVVAAPRQILRRQLERLGELGYTAMVGTELEFMVFLDTYEQAWNSDYRGLTPANQYNTDYSILGTGRVEPLLRRIRNEMQAAGLVVESAKGECNLGQHEIVFRYDEALTTCDQHSVYKTGAKEIAAQEGVSLTFMAKYDEREGNSCHIHLSLNDADGRNAMAGEGPDAHDHDGMSPVMRHFLAGQLAALRDFSLLYAPNINSYKRFRPGSFAPTAVAWGVDNRTCALRVVGHGRSMRFENRLPGGDVNPYLAVSGLVAAGIYGIENRLELPEPCAGNAYTADFAHVPTTLREAAELWENSEIAKAAFGPEVVAHYRNMARVELDAYDSAVTDWELRRSFERL
- a CDS encoding aldehyde dehydrogenase, whose translation is MSDALEVLNPATEELVAVVPAATRDDVDAAVVRATAAQRAWAAAAPADRARLLRRFAAVIDGHIEELALLEVREAGHTIGNARWEAGNVRDVLDFAAGGVERLSGRQIPVAGGIDVTFLEPLGVIGVIAPWNFPMPIAAWGLAPALAAGNAVILKPAETTPLTALRLAELALEAGLPEHLFQVLPGRGEVAGDALVEHPGVAKIVFTGSTRIGKRIMAKCADRVKRLTLELGGKNPNIVFADADLEAAAASAPMSFLDNTGQDCCARTRILVQRSAYDRFMELLAPAVEKVVVGDPYDENTQLGPLISRVQLDRVRSYVTDDLTVVRGTAPEGPGFWYPPTLVTGVDPTAAIATEEVFGPVAVVLPFEDEEDAVRLANATDYGLAGSLWTRDVGRALRVSRAVAAGNLSVNSHSSVRYWTPFGGYKQSGLGRELGPDSLTAFTETKNVFISTEA
- a CDS encoding 3-oxoacyl-ACP reductase, encoding MSTESTEEIVCRRLVGRTAVITGAGSGIGLATARRLASEGANVVCGDIDETAGKAAAEEVGGTFVKVDVTSPEEVEALFRTAFDTYGSVDIAFNNAGISPPDDDSILTTGLEAWKRVQDVNLTSVYLCCKAALPYMQRQGRGSIINTASFVARMGAATSQISYTASKGGVLAMSRELGVQFAREGIRVNALCPGPVNTPLLQELFAKDPERAARRIVHIPLGRFAEPTEIAAAVAFLASDDSSFINATDFLVDGGISGAYVTPL
- a CDS encoding haloacid dehalogenase-like hydrolase, yielding MTRPSSARRLQAVCAAVAIAAGTLVAAAPAAPAAQAARPGHCTTPQLKAAWYGDNQARLQQLIEDYGSCNPYRPNRNKPVAVFDWDNTVVKNDVGDAQMFWLLRNGKIRQPAGGDWSGTSRFLTPAAAQALAEACGALAKPGAPLPTGTPEGAGCADEINAVYGTAATRAAAPAFAGWDRRTTEPAYAWLPQLMQGWTAREIRGFTAAARAENLAAPVDAKQQVGSTTATGWVRYYDQQKELVAALQKAGFDVWISSASPQPVVEVWAEGVGIDARHVIGIRNTTTYGGKFTSHLQGCGSVADGADTMITYIDGKRCWINKEIFGVRGAAAEKVQPAARRQVFAAGDSDTDISFLRDATVLRLVVNRNKNELMCRAYDNSDGKWIVNPMFIQPKKQKAAPYPCATTGFTGRDGTPGPVLRGDTSVIPDQTDSVF
- a CDS encoding amino acid deaminase/aldolase gives rise to the protein MNSPAADRARYDRATAHLDAPLALVDLEAFDANADDLVRRAGGKPVRVASKSVRCRALLERVLARPGFAGIMSYTLAESIWLARSGFEDVLLAYPSADRAGFAELAADPKLAGAVTVMVDDLAQLELVDRARDGGAQEIRVCLELDTALQLFGGRVRVGARRSPLREPAQLAELARAVSARPGFRVVGLMGYEGHVAGVGDALAGRPLRSRAIRLMQGAARKELAARRAEAVRAVRAVVPDLEFVNGGGTGSVQQTAAEDAVTEIAAGSGLYVPRLFDNYTSFTGRPAALFAQPVVRRPGVGVVTVLGGGYPASGAPGADRLPVPYLPEGLRYDPQEGAGEVQTPLLGSPADDLLIGDRVWFRHAKAGELCERFDTLHLVEGDRVTATAPTYRGEGRTFL